In Desulfobulbus oralis, one DNA window encodes the following:
- a CDS encoding transglycosylase domain-containing protein, with amino-acid sequence MKKFIKFLKYSFLFCFILGLLLAAGGAYWLYYQIVKVPAPEMTEANISAILGRESPVYYSDGVTQFGVLFEDVHRQYVKYDEIPKHFIQALIAAEDDQYFNHFGVDPMGIARALLANYRAGRVVQGGSTLTQQTAKNLFKRESRSLKAKIKELMQAFRLEYYFSKEKILEFYCNQFYVSGNGHGLGVAARYFFDKEPAELTLVEAAFIAGCVKQPNYYNPFLKKNREDPIEARKRAMIRVRYVLGQMREKGMLSAEDFAVARTTELEFRQGKMSYGQNATMDLLKEGLGSPILMEFLEENGISNISTSGARIITTLDKDLQDQTVYALRRHLSRLDVQLRGYRREAVQKEYAELEYQGDEEIVPRAFVFGTLGAVDADSGLFTVELADGTQGLLARDGLAKTAKGQLKPGDRVYVSVQDKRAENGEFLLDLERYPKVDGGAIVLQKGAIRAMSSGMSNVHFNRATSAARNMGSTFKTLVYAAAIQLGWSPADLLNNRPNTFTFNGAVYTPAASHRGAAPDVTMSWAGVKSENLASVWLLYHLTDKVDKPGLREMALQLGMAPWENGSRQETVAQYRARLHNRFHFNLKVSDSMMEQAVYDTAVRALKADFLFAGHQEEYDRLSRLPYDATSAFGGEDGSFLRIRQCLKDMIAYRQYLEHYQPIDPDQAFDMPDYVLSIGESSRQEERDAARENAFSRGGLYRSSDGALIFSLHGNMAEGWQFMPPGEVQRLLTGKSHAEELAFWQGVLLEGWINAESVAEVEEQIKVERQRFDKRNLYSLNVLCEIREFRVMVGLQYLMALARACGVDSHFEPVLPTALGANVVTLSEIARIYEAMVTGNRYDPADAASMERLEGENRSDRDGLSIIERIVTPDGREVYTRSPHATRVFDGRTSAAIGSILQNVVRYGTGRRAQAVQLHAQDADQSARLARLKHHLPLLGKTGTANENRNVAFLGYVPVLAQDDSSVLALENGYTVGVYVGHDRNQKMSRGIDGAHGALPAWTVIAQALVDHEQIGDKADPVDLQFNSGLPLRYPDVGQVFLPVSEQSGVPSGPPGKHQLIAPDYAAILDVGGQEKGRFAPQRNFLPFWRLPEESKAEK; translated from the coding sequence ATGAAAAAATTCATAAAATTTCTGAAGTACAGTTTTCTGTTCTGCTTCATCCTGGGGCTTTTGCTTGCAGCGGGCGGCGCCTACTGGCTCTACTACCAGATTGTGAAGGTCCCGGCGCCTGAAATGACCGAGGCCAACATCAGCGCCATTCTGGGCCGGGAAAGCCCGGTATATTACAGCGACGGCGTGACCCAGTTCGGCGTCCTGTTCGAGGATGTGCACCGGCAGTACGTCAAGTACGATGAGATTCCAAAGCACTTCATCCAGGCCCTGATCGCAGCCGAGGACGACCAGTACTTCAACCACTTCGGCGTGGATCCCATGGGCATTGCCCGGGCGCTGCTCGCCAATTACCGGGCCGGCAGAGTGGTGCAGGGCGGCAGCACCCTGACACAACAGACCGCCAAGAACCTGTTCAAGCGCGAATCCCGCAGTCTCAAGGCCAAGATCAAGGAGCTGATGCAGGCCTTCCGGCTGGAGTATTATTTTTCCAAGGAAAAAATTCTCGAATTTTACTGCAACCAGTTCTACGTGAGCGGCAACGGCCACGGCCTGGGGGTGGCGGCACGCTACTTTTTCGACAAGGAGCCCGCTGAACTGACGCTGGTGGAGGCGGCGTTCATCGCGGGCTGTGTCAAACAGCCCAACTACTACAATCCCTTTCTGAAGAAAAACCGGGAAGACCCGATCGAGGCCAGAAAACGTGCCATGATCCGGGTGCGCTATGTGCTGGGCCAGATGCGGGAAAAAGGCATGCTCTCGGCCGAGGACTTTGCTGTCGCCCGTACCACGGAACTCGAATTCCGCCAGGGTAAGATGTCCTACGGGCAGAACGCCACCATGGATCTGCTCAAGGAGGGCCTTGGCTCGCCCATCCTGATGGAATTTCTCGAAGAAAACGGGATTTCCAATATCTCCACCTCAGGCGCGCGCATCATTACCACCCTGGACAAGGACCTGCAGGATCAGACCGTGTACGCCCTGCGCCGGCACCTCTCCCGGCTGGATGTCCAGCTTCGGGGCTACAGGCGTGAGGCTGTGCAGAAGGAATATGCGGAACTGGAGTATCAGGGCGATGAGGAGATCGTGCCCCGCGCCTTTGTGTTCGGCACTCTGGGGGCAGTGGATGCAGACAGCGGTCTGTTCACCGTAGAGCTGGCCGACGGCACCCAGGGGCTGCTGGCGCGGGACGGGCTGGCCAAAACGGCCAAAGGCCAGCTCAAGCCAGGCGACAGGGTGTACGTCAGCGTGCAGGACAAGCGGGCCGAGAATGGCGAGTTCCTGCTGGATCTGGAGCGCTATCCCAAGGTGGATGGCGGCGCGATTGTGCTGCAGAAGGGCGCGATCCGGGCCATGAGCAGCGGCATGTCCAACGTGCACTTCAACCGGGCCACCAGCGCGGCCCGCAACATGGGTTCCACCTTCAAGACCCTGGTGTATGCCGCAGCCATTCAGCTCGGCTGGAGTCCGGCGGATCTGCTCAACAACCGGCCCAACACCTTTACCTTCAACGGCGCTGTCTATACGCCCGCGGCCAGCCACCGCGGCGCGGCCCCGGATGTCACCATGAGCTGGGCCGGCGTCAAGTCGGAGAACCTGGCCAGCGTCTGGCTGCTGTATCATCTGACCGACAAGGTGGATAAGCCGGGGCTCAGGGAAATGGCCCTGCAACTGGGCATGGCGCCCTGGGAGAACGGCAGCAGGCAGGAGACTGTGGCCCAGTACCGGGCGCGGCTGCATAACCGCTTTCACTTCAACCTGAAGGTTTCCGACAGCATGATGGAGCAGGCCGTCTACGATACGGCCGTGCGGGCCCTGAAGGCGGATTTCCTCTTTGCCGGTCATCAGGAGGAATACGATCGTCTGAGCCGGCTGCCCTACGATGCCACCAGCGCTTTCGGCGGGGAAGACGGCAGTTTTCTGCGCATCCGCCAGTGTCTGAAGGACATGATCGCCTACCGGCAATACCTGGAACACTATCAGCCCATTGATCCGGATCAGGCTTTTGACATGCCGGATTATGTGCTCTCCATCGGCGAGAGTTCCAGGCAGGAGGAAAGGGATGCTGCCCGGGAAAACGCCTTCAGCCGGGGTGGACTCTACCGGAGCAGCGACGGTGCCTTGATCTTCAGCCTGCACGGCAACATGGCCGAAGGCTGGCAGTTCATGCCGCCCGGCGAAGTGCAGCGGCTGCTGACCGGCAAAAGCCATGCGGAGGAGCTGGCCTTCTGGCAGGGCGTGCTGCTGGAAGGCTGGATCAACGCCGAGTCGGTTGCCGAGGTGGAAGAGCAGATCAAGGTGGAACGGCAGCGCTTCGACAAGCGCAACCTCTACTCCCTGAACGTGCTGTGCGAGATTCGGGAGTTTCGGGTCATGGTCGGCCTGCAGTATCTGATGGCCCTGGCCCGGGCCTGCGGCGTGGACAGCCACTTCGAGCCGGTGCTGCCCACGGCGCTGGGCGCCAATGTGGTCACGCTGTCGGAAATCGCCCGCATCTACGAGGCCATGGTGACCGGCAACCGTTATGACCCGGCGGACGCCGCTTCCATGGAACGTCTGGAAGGGGAAAACCGAAGCGATCGCGACGGCCTGTCGATTATCGAGCGGATCGTCACCCCGGACGGCCGTGAAGTGTACACGCGGAGTCCCCACGCCACCCGGGTTTTTGACGGCCGTACCTCGGCCGCCATTGGCAGCATTCTGCAGAACGTGGTGCGTTACGGCACCGGCAGGAGGGCGCAGGCGGTGCAGCTGCACGCTCAGGATGCAGACCAGAGCGCCAGACTGGCCAGACTGAAGCACCATCTGCCCCTTCTGGGCAAGACCGGCACAGCCAACGAAAACCGCAATGTCGCTTTCCTGGGCTATGTCCCGGTGCTGGCACAGGACGACAGCTCGGTGCTGGCCCTGGAAAACGGGTACACGGTTGGGGTGTATGTGGGCCATGACCGGAATCAGAAGATGTCCCGGGGCATTGACGGCGCCCACGGCGCCCTGCCGGCCTGGACGGTCATTGCCCAGGCCCTGGTCGACCACGAACAGATAGGCGACAAGGCGGATCCGGTTGACCTGCAGTTCAATTCCGGCCTGCCGCTCCGCTATCCGGATGTGGGACAGGTTTTCCTGCCGGTGTCCGAACAGTCGGGCGTGCCAAGCGGCCCTCCCGGCAAGCATCAGTTGATTGCGCCGGACTATGCGGCGATTCTGGACGTGGGCGGGCAGGAAAAGGGCAGGTTCGCGCCACAGCGAAATTTCCTGCCCTTCTGGCGCCTGCCGGAAGAGAGCAAGGCTGAAAAATAG
- a CDS encoding iron-containing alcohol dehydrogenase produces MQQFTNPRFVYHGEDALSTLKKLKGKKAMICIGGGSIKRNGFLELIEKNLKEAGFVTKLFEGIESDPSVETVNKGAAAFQEFQPDWIVAVGGGSPIDAAKAMWVKYEYPDITFEQMCTPFGLPEMRKKARFCAIPTTSGTGTEVTAFAIITDYQKGIKYPMADFEITPDVAIVDPALVQKLPAKLVAFTGMDALTHNIEAYVSTAHSCYTDAMALHSIRMIQESLVYSYAGDPEARSAMHDAQCLAGIAFSSGLLGIVHSMAHKTGAAFKNGHIIHGAANAMYLPKVIKFNAGRREIALRYAQIADAINLGGSTVCDKVDNLIGFCRRLNTELNIPMAIQSYGEGGLKVEAGKGIVPEDEFQAKLSDIAANALTDACTGCNPRPINQKQMEQMLKCCYYDEDVLF; encoded by the coding sequence ATGCAACAATTCACAAACCCGAGATTTGTCTATCACGGAGAAGATGCCCTGAGCACTCTCAAGAAGCTGAAGGGTAAAAAGGCCATGATCTGCATTGGCGGCGGTTCCATCAAACGGAACGGCTTTCTGGAACTGATTGAGAAGAACCTGAAGGAAGCCGGTTTTGTGACAAAACTCTTTGAAGGCATTGAATCCGACCCGTCCGTGGAAACCGTGAACAAGGGTGCAGCCGCGTTTCAAGAATTTCAGCCGGACTGGATCGTCGCGGTGGGTGGCGGCTCACCGATCGATGCGGCCAAGGCCATGTGGGTCAAGTACGAATACCCGGACATCACTTTCGAGCAGATGTGCACACCGTTCGGCCTGCCTGAGATGCGGAAAAAGGCCCGTTTTTGCGCCATTCCCACAACCTCGGGTACAGGAACCGAAGTGACGGCCTTTGCGATCATCACCGACTACCAGAAGGGTATCAAGTACCCAATGGCCGATTTCGAGATTACCCCGGACGTAGCCATTGTTGATCCGGCCCTGGTGCAGAAGCTGCCGGCCAAGTTGGTAGCCTTCACCGGCATGGACGCCCTGACCCATAACATCGAAGCCTACGTTTCCACCGCGCACTCCTGCTATACCGATGCCATGGCCCTGCACTCCATCCGCATGATCCAGGAGAGCCTTGTATACTCCTATGCAGGCGACCCTGAGGCCCGCAGCGCCATGCACGATGCCCAGTGCCTAGCTGGTATTGCCTTTTCGAGCGGCCTTTTGGGTATTGTCCATTCCATGGCCCACAAGACCGGTGCAGCCTTCAAGAACGGGCACATCATCCATGGTGCAGCCAATGCCATGTATTTGCCCAAGGTTATCAAGTTCAACGCGGGTCGACGAGAAATCGCCCTGCGTTATGCCCAGATCGCAGACGCCATCAATCTGGGTGGCTCGACCGTGTGCGACAAGGTGGATAATTTGATCGGCTTTTGCCGTCGACTCAACACGGAACTGAACATCCCGATGGCAATTCAGAGTTATGGCGAAGGCGGTCTGAAGGTCGAGGCGGGCAAGGGGATTGTGCCGGAAGACGAGTTCCAGGCCAAGCTCTCCGACATTGCGGCCAACGCCCTGACCGATGCCTGCACCGGCTGCAACCCGCGGCCCATCAATCAAAAGCAGATGGAGCAGATGCTGAAATGCTGCTATTATGATGAAGACGTGCTGTTCTGA
- a CDS encoding IS5 family transposase (programmed frameshift): MSQLFYLSAEQLERIKPFFPRSHGIPRVDDRKVISGIIYVIKHGLQWKDAPREYGPYKTLYNRFLRWSQMGIFNNIFTELAKTAGQDGQVMIDATHLKAHRTAASLLKKGLFSRCIGRTKGGLNSKLHALCDGHGRPLAMKLTAGQVSDYKGAALLMDAIDALPEARALLADRGYDADWFRDALRARGITPCIPPRRSRKRPCSYDQNLYKQRHKIEIMFGRIKDWRRIAMRYDRCAHTFFSALCLAASVIFYLD, translated from the exons ATGAGCCAACTTTTCTACCTTTCTGCCGAACAACTCGAACGTATCAAGCCCTTCTTCCCACGTTCACATGGTATTCCGCGGGTCGATGACCGGAAAGTCATCAGCGGCATCATTTATGTCATCAAGCATGGCCTGCAGTGGAAAGATGCGCCGCGCGAGTATGGCCCGTACAAGACGCTCTACAATCGTTTTTTGCGCTGGAGCCAGATGGGCATCTTCAACAACATTTTTACCGAATTGGCAAAAACAGCGGGACAGGATGGCCAGGTGATGATCGATGCGACCCACCTCAAGGCGCATCGTACCGCCGCCAGTTTGCTCAAAAAAGGGCTCT TTTCCCGCTGCATCGGCCGCACAAAGGGCGGGCTGAACTCCAAACTCCATGCCCTTTGCGACGGCCACGGCAGGCCCCTGGCCATGAAGCTCACGGCAGGCCAGGTAAGCGACTACAAAGGAGCCGCCCTGCTTATGGATGCCATAGATGCTTTGCCCGAGGCCAGGGCGCTGCTGGCGGACCGTGGTTATGACGCCGACTGGTTCCGTGATGCCCTGCGTGCCAGAGGCATTACGCCCTGCATCCCGCCCAGAAGGAGCCGGAAGCGACCCTGCTCGTACGATCAAAATCTGTATAAACAGCGGCACAAGATCGAGATCATGTTTGGCAGGATCAAGGACTGGCGGAGAATAGCCATGCGTTATGACCGCTGCGCACATACCTTCTTTTCAGCTCTATGCCTCGCGGCTTCCGTCATATTCTATCTCGATTAA
- the tnpA gene encoding IS200/IS605 family transposase, which translates to MDDYAYRKGSHSIYSLKVHIVWITKYRKPVLFGDVAVRLRDLIREICRSMDIDILKGHVSKDHVHLFVSLPPQISVSKLVGRIKGKTSRKLLAENRRLSGQFWGRHLWGRGYFAASSGNVTDDVIMQYIAEQDLEERAHDDDFTLAP; encoded by the coding sequence ATGGATGACTATGCGTATCGCAAAGGCTCGCATTCAATTTATTCCCTCAAGGTCCATATTGTATGGATTACCAAGTATCGCAAACCGGTTCTCTTTGGAGACGTGGCCGTGCGTTTACGGGATCTGATACGAGAAATATGCCGATCCATGGATATAGATATTTTGAAAGGGCACGTCTCCAAAGATCATGTACATCTGTTTGTTTCGCTTCCTCCACAGATTTCTGTGAGTAAATTGGTTGGCCGCATAAAAGGGAAAACCTCACGCAAGCTGCTTGCAGAAAACCGACGTTTGTCCGGGCAATTTTGGGGCCGTCATCTGTGGGGTCGCGGATATTTTGCCGCCAGTTCAGGCAATGTCACAGACGATGTCATCATGCAATATATTGCAGAGCAGGACTTGGAGGAGCGAGCCCACGATGACGATTTTACCCTGGCTCCGTAA
- a CDS encoding VanZ family protein, with amino-acid sequence MHTLVRRSIPVLLVIGLPFFFVGGPGFYSARSRVHLWDLGHILYFGLFTLWLTGLASDWQAALSRGRRLALLVLLPFVAGLIIECLQFAVNGRRPGMDDLFRNTLGILLVLVFQCWPLQESRQRLCLGVLRAASLVLLCCALWPLFRSVRDEDRAWREFPVLADFESKGELSRWYHANQLRQEKGIVRHGSCSARVQLSTARISGVTLLHFPHDWHGYRWLRFSVYNPLNGPLELNCRLDDSRHRRTHGPYSDRFNTQLVLRPGWNDLAIDLEEAEKAPKGRRMDMSHIAGFSLFVVQQKAPLALFLDHVHLN; translated from the coding sequence TTGCACACGCTAGTACGACGGAGCATTCCGGTACTGCTCGTCATCGGCCTGCCCTTCTTCTTTGTGGGAGGGCCGGGCTTCTATTCGGCCCGCTCCCGGGTGCATCTCTGGGATCTGGGCCATATCCTCTATTTTGGCCTCTTCACCCTGTGGCTGACCGGTCTGGCCTCGGACTGGCAGGCGGCGCTGTCCAGGGGCAGGCGTCTGGCCCTCCTCGTGCTGCTGCCCTTTGTCGCGGGCCTCATCATCGAGTGTCTGCAATTTGCCGTAAACGGGCGCAGGCCCGGCATGGACGATCTGTTCAGAAACACGCTGGGCATCCTGCTGGTGCTGGTGTTCCAGTGCTGGCCGCTGCAGGAGTCCCGGCAGCGGCTCTGCCTCGGAGTCCTGCGGGCGGCATCACTCGTCCTGTTGTGCTGCGCGCTCTGGCCTCTTTTCAGAAGCGTGCGGGATGAAGACCGGGCCTGGCGGGAATTCCCGGTGCTGGCGGATTTTGAAAGCAAGGGGGAGCTGAGCCGCTGGTACCACGCAAACCAGTTGCGGCAGGAAAAAGGCATCGTGCGCCACGGCAGTTGTTCGGCCCGGGTGCAGCTCTCAACCGCCAGGATCTCCGGCGTGACCCTGCTCCATTTTCCGCACGACTGGCATGGTTATCGTTGGCTGCGCTTCAGCGTCTATAACCCGCTGAACGGCCCGCTCGAACTGAACTGCCGGCTGGACGACAGCCGGCACCGGCGCACGCATGGCCCCTACAGCGACCGCTTCAACACCCAGCTCGTGCTCAGACCCGGGTGGAACGACCTGGCAATTGACCTGGAAGAGGCGGAAAAAGCGCCCAAAGGCCGGCGCATGGACATGAGCCACATAGCGGGCTTCAGCCTCTTTGTGGTGCAGCAGAAAGCGCCTTTGGCACTGTTTCTGGACCACGTCCACCTGAACTGA
- the coaD gene encoding pantetheine-phosphate adenylyltransferase: MDATLLSQAALKPGQSRHALYPGTFDPITNGHLDIIHRGLRLFDRITVLVAINVNKEPLFELTERCQLIRECFADLHDRLTVGWTSGLVVDYALEHNVPAIIRGLRAISDFDYEFQLALMNRRLAPQVETVFLMTGFRWIYISSTAIKNAARFGGNITGLVPKHVEAALKRKFG; this comes from the coding sequence ATGGACGCCACTCTCCTGTCCCAAGCCGCCCTGAAGCCGGGGCAAAGCCGCCATGCCCTCTACCCGGGCACCTTTGATCCCATCACCAACGGCCATCTGGACATCATCCACCGCGGTCTTCGCCTCTTTGACCGCATCACCGTGCTGGTCGCCATCAACGTGAACAAGGAACCGCTCTTCGAGCTGACGGAACGCTGCCAGCTCATTCGCGAGTGCTTTGCGGACCTGCATGATCGGCTGACGGTGGGCTGGACCAGCGGACTGGTGGTGGACTATGCCCTGGAACACAATGTTCCCGCCATTATCCGCGGGCTGCGAGCCATTTCGGATTTCGACTATGAATTCCAGCTCGCCCTGATGAACCGCCGTCTGGCGCCACAGGTGGAGACGGTCTTCCTCATGACCGGCTTCCGCTGGATTTACATCAGTTCCACGGCTATCAAAAATGCGGCCCGCTTTGGCGGCAACATCACGGGACTGGTGCCGAAACATGTGGAAGCGGCCCTGAAACGCAAGTTCGGGTGA